In the Salmo trutta chromosome 13, fSalTru1.1, whole genome shotgun sequence genome, GCCTTCCACTGGGCATCTCTTTGATGTTTGCAGCTGGCCTCAGGGTTGTAGGTATATACTCAGTTCTGAATTTTATGAAAACCAAACACAATTTTAGACATCTTTTTCATGACCAGAGGTCTTTTCTCATTCTTACTGCCTTGCCATATACTTGCAACAGAAGTATGGTTATGATCAAATTCAGAAATGTGGTACAAAAACATTCAGAAAAACGATTTGCTCTCACTAGCAATTAAGAATCATGAATAGCAGGGCTATTCTGTATTGAAGATGACAATGTTCTCTGTCCTTGGTCAAAgatggtctcctctcctctccacagggTTCTGGTTAGGCCTGTTAATCTGTGTAATTATACAGTCCAGCTTCTTCATCACTGTCATATTCAGGCTCGACTGGAAGAAAATGACAGAGAAGGTATGTCACCAGTGGCTTTTCACTTCCCTATCTGGAACATACAGGGACTCAGGTGATTGAGAGGCTGACAGCCCATACCTCTATCTTTATGGTTTCTGTGAAGCATAATAGTGGCCTGGGGCAGCCTCTATAGTTCTGGTTTCTGTGAAGCATAGTAGTGGCCTGGGGCAGCCTCTATAGTTCTGGTTTCTGTGAAGCATAGTAGTGGCCTGGGGTGGGTGAAGGAAAATATTTGCTGTCAGCATCATGGAGTTCAACTGTTTGGGACAGGCTGTGAAACGAGCTGGAAAGGCTGGACATATGGTGTCAATGAGGAGTATAGTTGCACCTGACCACACAGAGAACAATGGGAGGGTGAGTATGAGTAGAACATTTTGCTCAGTCCTATTTTTTATGTTATTTATACTATACTCTCACAAATAACATTGTTCTAACCCAGATTGTGAATGGATACATGTCAGTGAGTGCTGAGGGCCAGGGGGACCTCAGGGGAAGCAATTGGACCCCAGAGGTGCAGAAGGAGGATGGGAGCCCCAGAGCCCTGCTCTCCACCACCCAGCTGGTCCTGAGGAGAGGTCTGACCGTACTGACTGCCATTGTAATCCTAGCTGTGGGGACCAGTGTCCATCTTCTACTGCCTCTACCAATCAGCACATGGAGCAATCTGAGTGTAGACTGGAGCAACGCGACCTACCCCCCTGAACTCACCCCGTCAACAGTTCTCATCTAGGAGTAATACCTGGGCGACCCAGAACAGACCCTGTAGCAAGACAATTAAGTCATAGTGTGCTGTGTCACTGAATCTGTTATTACACCAATTATTAAATGTGAatcagctttttcctgcaatctagagctaTAATCATTGTATATTTTTCTGAATAGGTTATCTACGCATACCTCTTTACTTGTTCAATTGTCATTTTAATTAATGATGCAAATTGATTCTTTAAGAAATGTTATGCcttcagtacatttagtaattgcttgTTTTTCTAAAGTGTAGCAACCTTGGCAGCAAGCAAGCCCAGCTAAGATAAgacaagctactctaacttgattgatagcctgacaTGGTGTTAGCTACactcttcggctgtccccataggagaacccttttggttccagatgGAACCCAAGAGGGTTCTACATGTAATCAAAAGGAGTTCTGCCCCACAAAAagtgttatcctatggggacaacctCAGAACCCTTTTGTAATCCTTTTTTCTAAACGTGTAGGTATGAAGTTGGGAACCTATCTAGCTGGTTAGCTAAAGCCCATTTCAAAAacttgctaggtggctagtattacagagaaacaaagcATTTTAATTTGATATATTCATCAAGAAGGAATCAATAGGCTACACAGCTTGATCAAATTAATTTACATATATACCCTTCTGCACATCACCGGCAGCTAAAATAAAATGCTGTGTGTcactctactctccctctcttccactgcATGCAGTAGAGTTTCTAGCTTCCTGCCTAGGCATCTCTTTGCACCTTGGAGGGAACCACTTACTAGGAAGAATAAAGGGGGGTGTACTCTTTGCCTGGTCCAGTCAGTGTGCTCCTCCATAAAATACCACTGCCAGATCTTATAAATGATGGTAAAATGTGGGCTTAAAAATgaagttcagaagtaaaaatcagacaaatctgagggggcacgtgccccctATGGACATGACGCCACTGGTTTTGGAATGAATTAATAGAATGCAATACAAAAATTTGGGATGGTACAGTGTGAGTCTGTCTTTATTTTTTGGTTTACAATATATCATATTACCATGAGAAAACATTAGGTTTGATTGGTTTGTGTAATCAGCTCAGACAGTGCGATACAGTTTCATTCAGATGGTTAATGAAAAGCCCCAGAATAAGTAATCCCTTGGCTCCTCACAGACCAACAGTACTGGAATTTTGGCACCATACTGTAGTTTCCTCTCCACTCTTATCTTCTCTGCTTAGGTGGTCCTCTGACCACTCTCGCTGAGTGGAGCTATCTCTGGAACCCATTCATTTTTAAACCTATTTTCTCTGGAACTCACTCTGTGTTCATCAAGTGAGGTTGGTGAGCAGTAGGTTGATGATTCCCAGAGCCGGGATGAAGAGCATGACACAGAGCCAGGCCCCTCCGCATTATCAGGGCCCTGTGGGCCAGCAGTGCCTCCACCTTGATGAGGGCCACCCTGTCCCCAGCCTCACCATCAGCCCCATCTTCAGCCAGGGCACGTCTGTCTTTGTGGCCCTCACATGGAGCTGAATCATTTGAATGGGCCTCTGGGGCCAAGTCTGTCACACAGAAACACACCTATTAGACTGAGCATTATTTTTTACATAACCAAGAATAAAAGGATACCTTTGTAAAGCCATGGAGAGAGCTATGATGAACAGTAAAGTGAAGGGTCAATGATTAATGGAGACTTTCTTACCCATGTCTGTAGAGTTCACCTGTACCCCAGCTCTGATCTGGGCCTGCAAACAACCCAACACATCATTAAGATCCTCTTCAAGGCATTTACATTAAATTAAATAAAGACTTGAGGGTTTTGCCTGTGTTCACCTCTACAGTGGCTTTCTTCCAGTTCATTCTGGATAGATAGACAATGAGGAAGGAGGACTGTAGGAACACAGGTAAACAGACTGGTCCACAGgcctgggggaggagaggaaacataAGTCAAAGAGAAGACATCTGAAAGAGGCAGTAGGGAGATTGGCGCCAGTTTGTCTTCGCTTTAGCCAACTTGTCACCTTGCTACACAAACCAACAATGTGATGTTAAATTACAAAACAGTCAGGCGCCCAGGTGCAATATTGGAGCAATCAAAACACTGAAAAAGAAACAAGTGTATTACCCCATAAATTCATAAGACAAAATTCAGAAAACATTTATAGGTGTTCTTACCCATGATTCTTAGCATTGGCAGCAAACATCAGGGACACTCCAATAGAAAAGCCAACCCCATAGTAACCCAGGATGTTGCATATCGCCCCAACCTTCTGCTTCCCTGCCCCCCTTATAATCCTACCTGAGGCAGCCTGGGGAAACAGGAGAACCAGACACGGTTACTGTTGCACTACAAACATgtgtgcagtgccttcagaaagtattcacagccctttaCTTTTCCAAAtgtttgttgtgttacaggctgaatttaaaatgtattaaattgagttgttttgtcactggcctgcacacaagacgccataatgtcaaagtggaattatgttttatttttttattaataaataaaaaatgaaaagctgaaatgtcttgagtcgagaagtattcaacctctttgttatggcaagtctaaataagttcaggagtaaaaatgtgcttaacaactcgcataagtttcatggactctgtgtgcaataatgtttaacatgatttttgaatgactacctcatctctgtacgctacacataattatctgtaaggtccctcagtcgatcaGTAAATtgcaaacagattcaaccacaaagacaagggaggttttccaatgactcgcAAAGGGCACTGATTGAtagatgtgtaaaaataaaaaaagaatggtgaagttattacactttggatggtgtatcaatacacccagtcgttACAAGAATACAGGCGTCATTCCTAAGATTGGAAAAGaaatgctcagggatttcaccatgaggccaatggtgactaaaagtaagagtttaatggctatgataggagaaaactgaggtaTGATCAACATTGtggttactccacaacactaacctaattgacagagtgaaa is a window encoding:
- the LOC115206824 gene encoding multidrug and toxin extrusion protein 1-like, producing MFPLLPQACGPVCLPVFLQSSFLIVYLSRMNWKKATVEAQIRAGVQVNSTDMDLAPEAHSNDSAPCEGHKDRRALAEDGADGEAGDRVALIKVEALLAHRALIMRRGLALCHALHPGSGNHQPTAHQPHLMNTE